A genomic region of Mitsuaria sp. 7 contains the following coding sequences:
- a CDS encoding methyl-accepting chemotaxis protein produces MKLADVRIGSRLAAAFAVVFVLLLVILGVGIRVIDGVNATMGRVVEDRYALIALTTQVKSVGDRGAITIGRLLLAGTPEATKKYMDEYAGIRQTNSDNLAKLEKMLADDESKQLFAEQSTARKDYGALVRKIFDLLAAGDRDGAMAVYQDQMAGPQARYYALIDKMVDFQAARMAADVAEANERSQGAKLDMIVASALALLLGVATAFFITRSITQPIEGAIELAERVAAGDLTYRIRANGKDEVARLMSALQNMVENLHRIVTEVRTGADTIAHAALEVAQGNQDLAARTEQQAAALEETASAMEQLTASVRMSADNAGEADRSASSASGIATQGGEVVGQVVQTMSSISAASRRIVEIIGVIDGIAFQTNILALNAAVEAARAGEQGRGFAVVASEVRSLAQRSATAAKEIKRLIDDSVSQVEAGGRMVEQAGQTMQQVVGSIRHVSHIVTEISASSREQSAGIEQVNAAVVQMDDSTQKNASMVEQSTAAARALQEQAHQLNDAVRAFAL; encoded by the coding sequence ATGAAATTGGCCGACGTCCGGATCGGATCACGTCTTGCCGCGGCATTCGCCGTCGTCTTCGTGCTGCTGCTGGTCATCCTCGGGGTGGGGATCCGAGTCATCGACGGGGTCAACGCGACGATGGGGCGGGTGGTCGAGGACCGCTATGCGCTGATCGCGCTGACCACGCAGGTCAAGAGCGTGGGGGATCGCGGCGCGATCACCATCGGCCGGCTGCTGCTGGCGGGGACGCCCGAGGCGACCAAGAAGTACATGGACGAGTACGCCGGCATCCGCCAGACCAACTCGGACAACCTCGCCAAGCTCGAGAAGATGCTGGCCGACGACGAGAGCAAGCAGCTCTTCGCCGAGCAGTCGACGGCGCGCAAGGACTACGGCGCGCTGGTGCGCAAGATCTTCGACCTGCTGGCCGCCGGCGACCGCGACGGCGCGATGGCGGTCTACCAGGACCAGATGGCCGGCCCGCAGGCGCGCTACTACGCGCTGATCGACAAGATGGTCGACTTCCAGGCCGCGCGCATGGCCGCGGACGTGGCCGAGGCCAACGAGCGCTCGCAGGGCGCCAAGCTCGACATGATCGTCGCGTCCGCGCTGGCCTTGCTGCTGGGCGTGGCGACGGCCTTCTTCATCACGCGCTCGATCACGCAGCCGATCGAGGGCGCCATCGAGCTGGCCGAGCGCGTCGCCGCCGGCGACCTGACCTACCGCATCCGCGCCAACGGCAAGGACGAGGTGGCCCGGCTGATGTCCGCGCTGCAGAACATGGTCGAGAACCTGCACCGCATCGTCACGGAAGTCCGCACCGGCGCGGACACGATCGCCCACGCGGCGCTGGAGGTCGCGCAGGGCAACCAGGACCTGGCGGCGCGCACCGAGCAGCAGGCCGCGGCGCTGGAGGAAACCGCGTCGGCGATGGAGCAGCTGACGGCGTCGGTGCGCATGAGCGCCGACAACGCCGGCGAGGCCGACCGCTCCGCGTCGTCGGCCTCCGGCATCGCCACGCAGGGCGGCGAGGTCGTGGGCCAGGTCGTGCAGACGATGAGCTCGATCTCCGCCGCCTCGCGTCGCATCGTCGAGATCATCGGCGTCATCGACGGCATCGCGTTCCAGACCAACATCCTGGCGCTCAACGCGGCGGTGGAGGCGGCGCGCGCCGGCGAGCAGGGTCGCGGCTTCGCGGTCGTGGCGTCGGAGGTGCGCAGCCTGGCGCAGCGCAGCGCGACGGCGGCCAAGGAGATCAAGCGGCTCATCGACGACTCGGTGTCGCAGGTCGAGGCCGGCGGCCGCATGGTCGAGCAGGCCGGCCAGACGATGCAGCAGGTCGTGGGCAGCATCCGGCACGTGAGCCACATCGTGACCGAGATCAGCGCGTCCAGCCGCGAACAGAGCGCGGGCATCGAGCAGGTCAACGCCGCGGTCGTGCAGATGGACGACTCGACGCAGAAGAACGCCTCGATGGTCGAGCAGAGCACCGCCGCGGCGCGCGCGCTGCAGGAGCAGGCGCATCAGCTCAACGACGCCGTGCGAGCCTTCGCGCTGTGA
- a CDS encoding type II TA system antitoxin MqsA family protein, with protein MTDRNKPVCPNCGSTRLKSMVFEETYRPRGAEVVVKLLGTKCAACGHEAGTWSQHDENMRRLAARKSFYDGLLMGEEIVALRKRYGLTQQAAARIFGKGKIAFSRYENEASYPDDSTTLMLQAAIEMPRFIKWLADKAGVELPLWRQRMRDDAAARRALRLAAEAATPAKASSALKNPRGKAAKTARAPAHAHA; from the coding sequence ATGACTGATCGAAACAAGCCTGTCTGCCCGAACTGCGGTTCGACGCGGCTGAAGTCCATGGTGTTCGAGGAGACCTATCGTCCTCGTGGGGCAGAAGTCGTGGTGAAGCTGCTGGGCACGAAGTGCGCCGCTTGCGGCCATGAAGCCGGCACCTGGTCGCAACATGATGAAAACATGAGGCGCCTGGCTGCACGCAAGTCCTTCTATGACGGGTTGCTCATGGGGGAAGAAATCGTCGCACTGCGCAAGCGCTACGGGCTCACGCAGCAGGCGGCCGCAAGGATCTTCGGCAAGGGGAAGATCGCGTTCTCGCGCTACGAGAACGAGGCCAGCTATCCCGACGACAGCACCACGCTGATGCTGCAGGCCGCGATCGAGATGCCGAGGTTCATCAAGTGGTTGGCAGACAAGGCCGGCGTGGAACTGCCTCTGTGGCGCCAGCGGATGCGCGATGACGCCGCCGCGCGGCGTGCGCTGCGTCTGGCCGCCGAGGCCGCGACGCCGGCCAAGGCAAGCTCAGCCCTGAAGAACCCGCGGGGAAAGGCCGCGAAGACGGCGCGCGCCCCCGCGCACGCGCACGCTTGA
- a CDS encoding nitronate monooxygenase family protein, translating into MALPPLFNTLRLPVIGSPLFIISNPKLVIAQCKAGIVGSMPSLNARPAELLDDWLAEITETLAAHDRAHPESPAAPFAINQIVHKSNDRLDHDMALCAKYKVPIVITSLGAREDVNAAVHGWGGIVLHDIINNKFAKKAIEKGADGLIAVAAGAGGHAGVKSPFALIQEIREWFDGPLALSGSMASGDAILAAQAMGADLAYIGSAFIATQEARASDDYKQMIVESNSDDIVYSNLFTGVHGNYLKGSIVKAGLDPENLPESDPTKMNFGGTGAKAWKDVWGSGQGIGAIREVLPAGELVARFDREYQAARQRLALA; encoded by the coding sequence GTGGCACTTCCCCCGCTGTTCAACACGCTGCGTCTGCCGGTCATCGGCTCGCCGCTGTTCATCATCAGCAACCCCAAGCTGGTGATCGCGCAATGCAAGGCCGGCATCGTCGGCTCGATGCCGTCGCTCAACGCGCGTCCCGCCGAGCTGCTCGACGACTGGCTCGCCGAGATCACCGAGACGCTGGCCGCACATGACCGCGCGCATCCGGAGTCGCCGGCCGCGCCGTTCGCGATCAACCAGATCGTGCACAAGAGCAACGACCGGCTCGATCACGACATGGCCCTGTGCGCCAAGTACAAGGTGCCCATCGTGATCACCTCGCTGGGCGCGCGCGAGGACGTCAACGCCGCCGTGCACGGCTGGGGCGGCATCGTGCTGCACGACATCATCAACAACAAGTTCGCGAAGAAGGCGATCGAGAAGGGCGCCGACGGCCTGATCGCCGTGGCGGCGGGCGCTGGCGGCCATGCCGGCGTGAAGAGCCCCTTCGCGCTGATCCAGGAGATCCGCGAATGGTTCGACGGCCCGCTGGCGCTGTCGGGCTCGATGGCCAGCGGCGATGCGATCCTCGCGGCGCAGGCGATGGGCGCGGACCTCGCGTACATCGGCTCGGCCTTCATCGCGACGCAGGAAGCGCGCGCGTCTGACGACTACAAGCAGATGATCGTCGAGAGCAACAGCGACGACATCGTCTACAGCAACCTGTTCACCGGCGTGCACGGCAACTACCTGAAGGGCTCGATCGTGAAGGCCGGCCTGGATCCGGAGAACCTGCCCGAAAGCGACCCCACGAAGATGAACTTCGGGGGTACTGGCGCGAAGGCCTGGAAAGACGTCTGGGGCAGTGGCCAGGGCATCGGCGCGATCCGCGAGGTGCTGCCGGCCGGCGAACTGGTCGCGCGCTTCGATCGCGAATACCAGGCAGCGCGTCAGCGTCTCGCACTGGCCTGA
- a CDS encoding 2-oxoglutarate dehydrogenase E1 component: MSVNTSFGLYAWALRCRFDRDTDPSDASAPSTASPSSSPSSSPPDSPPDSTPDSTRLRPGIAALIDAFREQGHRHARLDPMLDPMGDAPGGSGVIDAFDLSRFGLVAGDAVADDGATVLGVAEAAALHRRLGTLYCGALTLDLSAMRDESRRAWWRARFESDDAPLPAEAARALLRRLARVEGWERHLAKRFPHSKRFSLEGNEALLPLLDTLLEAAVAQGVDQVLMGMPHRGRVNVLANLMGHPINALIDYFEPAPAHPERQRDLVYHLGGTSRVQTAHGAVRLRLASNPSHLQSVYPVVVGMARAARSAAGDRPERCMAVVMHGDAAFAGQGVVMETLALGLKPGYEVGGVIHVVINNQLGFTEPNTMDAASARYCTDATRGVDAPVLRVHADDPEAVLRAARLAVDYRARFGTDVVIDLVGYRRLGHSEHDVPHLTSPALYRRMPAKRGVTALYSERLIAEGRLPAEEAAALAAVVDAFDPTRPLESAAPIVDDASPPPEWRAPIGDLHDVLEALAQVPDGFEPHPLLRDQASRWRGMADDARRPADWCTAETLAWAQVLRAGMGVRISGLDVQRGTFLHRQAVWHHQGRVDDVGSLPITSAGEARDDMGGGRMGPPSTWTPLSRFASTGARLEVVNSLLAEEAVLGFEYGHSVQARDVLTVWEAQFGDFVNGAQVYLDQYLASGEEKWGDTSSLTVLLPHGYEGVGPEHSNGFLARILQLCGADNLRVAMPSTSGQYAALLQRQALAPVRKPLIVMTPKAVLLNESRSHTPIGVLAAGRFEPVLDDHTVDEAQASRVRRVVLSSGKVHYDLLSARQAMAGSLADPMADATALVRVEQLHPFPSDVLGAVLRRYPLVEDVVWTQEETRNQGPWHFVRDEIEALLPDGARLREVSRTVTAAGATASPVIHRWQQAELVRQALRISGHD, encoded by the coding sequence ATGTCCGTGAACACCTCGTTCGGGCTCTACGCCTGGGCGCTCCGCTGCCGTTTCGATCGCGACACCGATCCGTCGGACGCGAGCGCACCGTCAACCGCATCACCGTCCTCATCACCGTCCTCTTCACCGCCCGATTCACCGCCTGATTCAACGCCTGATTCAACGCGCCTGCGGCCCGGCATCGCCGCGCTGATCGACGCGTTCCGCGAGCAGGGGCATCGCCACGCGCGGCTCGATCCGATGCTCGATCCGATGGGTGATGCACCTGGCGGATCGGGCGTCATCGACGCCTTCGACCTCTCGCGCTTCGGTCTTGTCGCCGGCGACGCGGTGGCGGATGACGGGGCCACGGTCCTCGGCGTCGCCGAGGCCGCCGCGCTGCACCGCCGGTTGGGCACGCTGTACTGCGGCGCCTTGACGCTCGACCTGAGCGCGATGCGCGACGAGTCCCGCCGCGCGTGGTGGCGCGCGCGTTTCGAGTCGGACGACGCGCCGCTGCCGGCCGAAGCGGCGCGTGCGTTGCTGCGCCGGCTGGCGCGCGTCGAAGGCTGGGAGCGGCATCTGGCCAAGCGCTTTCCGCACAGCAAGCGCTTCTCGCTGGAGGGCAACGAGGCACTGCTGCCCTTGCTCGACACGTTGCTGGAAGCGGCGGTGGCGCAGGGCGTCGACCAGGTGCTGATGGGCATGCCGCATCGCGGCCGCGTGAACGTGCTGGCGAATCTGATGGGACACCCCATCAATGCGTTGATCGACTACTTCGAGCCTGCGCCCGCGCATCCGGAACGGCAGCGCGACCTCGTCTATCACCTCGGCGGCACGTCGCGCGTGCAGACCGCGCACGGTGCGGTGCGCCTGCGCCTGGCGAGCAACCCGTCCCACCTGCAGAGCGTCTATCCGGTGGTCGTCGGCATGGCGCGCGCGGCCCGCTCCGCGGCCGGCGACCGGCCGGAGCGGTGCATGGCCGTGGTGATGCACGGCGACGCGGCATTCGCGGGTCAGGGCGTGGTGATGGAGACGCTGGCGCTCGGCCTGAAGCCTGGCTACGAGGTGGGCGGCGTGATCCACGTCGTCATCAACAACCAGCTCGGTTTCACTGAGCCGAACACGATGGATGCGGCGTCGGCGCGCTACTGCACCGATGCGACGCGCGGCGTGGACGCGCCGGTGCTGCGAGTCCATGCCGACGATCCCGAGGCGGTGCTGCGCGCTGCGCGACTGGCGGTCGACTACCGGGCGCGCTTCGGTACCGACGTCGTGATCGATCTGGTCGGATACCGGCGCCTCGGTCATTCGGAACACGACGTGCCGCACCTCACCAGCCCCGCGCTGTACCGGCGCATGCCGGCGAAGCGAGGCGTGACCGCGCTCTATTCAGAGCGCCTCATCGCGGAAGGCCGTCTCCCTGCCGAGGAGGCGGCGGCCCTCGCTGCGGTGGTCGATGCCTTCGATCCGACGCGACCGCTGGAGAGCGCGGCGCCCATCGTCGACGACGCATCGCCGCCGCCGGAGTGGCGCGCGCCCATCGGCGATCTGCACGATGTGCTGGAAGCACTGGCGCAGGTGCCTGATGGCTTCGAACCGCATCCGCTGCTGCGCGACCAGGCCAGCCGATGGCGCGGGATGGCTGACGACGCCCGCCGACCCGCCGACTGGTGCACGGCGGAGACGCTGGCCTGGGCGCAGGTCCTGCGCGCTGGCATGGGGGTGCGGATCTCCGGCCTGGACGTGCAGCGCGGCACCTTCCTGCATCGACAGGCGGTGTGGCATCACCAGGGTCGGGTCGACGATGTCGGCAGCCTGCCGATCACGAGCGCGGGCGAGGCGCGCGACGACATGGGCGGCGGGCGCATGGGCCCGCCCTCGACGTGGACGCCGCTCTCCCGCTTCGCTTCGACGGGCGCGCGGCTGGAGGTCGTCAACTCGCTGCTGGCCGAGGAAGCGGTGCTCGGGTTCGAATACGGGCACAGCGTGCAGGCGCGCGATGTGCTGACGGTGTGGGAGGCGCAGTTCGGCGACTTCGTCAACGGCGCGCAGGTCTACCTCGACCAGTACCTCGCTTCCGGCGAAGAGAAGTGGGGCGACACCTCCTCGCTGACCGTGCTGCTGCCGCATGGCTACGAGGGCGTTGGGCCGGAGCATTCGAACGGTTTCCTCGCACGGATCCTGCAGTTGTGCGGCGCCGACAACCTCCGCGTGGCGATGCCATCGACGTCGGGCCAGTACGCGGCGCTGCTGCAGCGTCAGGCGCTAGCTCCGGTGCGCAAGCCGCTGATCGTGATGACGCCGAAGGCGGTGCTGTTGAACGAGTCGCGCAGCCACACACCGATCGGCGTGCTCGCGGCAGGCCGCTTCGAGCCGGTGCTCGACGACCACACCGTCGACGAGGCGCAGGCCAGCCGCGTGCGGCGGGTCGTGCTGAGCAGCGGCAAGGTGCACTACGACCTGCTCAGCGCGCGCCAGGCGATGGCCGGCTCGCTCGCCGATCCGATGGCGGATGCGACCGCGCTGGTGCGGGTGGAGCAGCTCCATCCGTTCCCGAGCGATGTATTGGGGGCGGTGCTTCGTCGCTACCCGCTCGTCGAAGACGTTGTGTGGACGCAGGAAGAAACGCGCAATCAGGGGCCGTGGCACTTCGTCCGCGACGAGATTGAGGCGCTCCTGCCCGACGGCGCGCGACTGCGCGAGGTCTCCCGCACAGTGACCGCGGCCGGCGCCACCGCGTCGCCGGTGATCCACCGGTGGCAGCAGGCGGAGCTCGTGCGCCAAGCCCTGCGTATCAGCGGTCACGACTAA
- a CDS encoding acyl-CoA dehydrogenase: MTYRAPIKDMLFNMQALAGLQTLAEQIPAFADHGLDTAQAVLEESAKLNEDVIAPLNVEGDRNPSYWKNGEVFATPGFKAAFKQYAEGGWQGLQHPEAYGGQALPKTIGAACGEIVQAANVSFALCPLLTDGAIEALLVAGSEEQKQTFIPKLISGEWTGTMNLTEPQAGSDLAMVRTRAEPQGDGTYKVFGTKIFITWGEHDMADNIVHLVLARVPGAPEGVKGISLFLVSKFLVNADGSLGARNDAHCVSIEHKLGIKASPTAVLQFGDHGGAIGTLIGEENRGLEYMFIMMNAARFGVGVQGIAVADRAYQKAVEYAKDRVQSRPVDGSSKDAAAIIHHPDVRRMLMTQRALVEGCRAMAIDAAAAYDMAHHHEDAETRQQAQAFYEFMVPLVKGYSTEMSLEVTSLGVQVHGGMGFIEETGAAQYYRDARILPIYEGTTAIQANDLVGRKTVRDGGAFARSVAAQVEETEGALAANGSADAQAVRAQLAAARAAFVEVVDFIAANGKAKPNAAFAGSVPYLMVGGNLMAGWQLARSLLAAQELKATGEDVAFMDAKIATARFYAEHILPRCAAQRDAVVNGADSVMALPIDAF; the protein is encoded by the coding sequence CGACAGGAATCCCTCGTACTGGAAGAACGGCGAGGTCTTCGCGACGCCGGGCTTCAAGGCCGCGTTCAAGCAGTACGCCGAGGGCGGCTGGCAGGGGCTGCAGCATCCGGAAGCCTACGGGGGTCAGGCCTTGCCCAAGACCATCGGCGCGGCCTGCGGCGAGATCGTGCAGGCGGCCAACGTCAGCTTCGCGCTGTGCCCGCTGCTGACCGACGGCGCGATCGAGGCGCTGCTGGTCGCGGGCTCCGAGGAGCAGAAGCAGACCTTCATCCCCAAGCTGATCTCCGGCGAGTGGACCGGCACGATGAACCTGACCGAGCCGCAGGCCGGTTCGGACCTGGCCATGGTGCGCACGCGCGCGGAGCCTCAGGGCGACGGCACCTACAAGGTCTTCGGCACGAAGATCTTCATCACCTGGGGCGAGCACGACATGGCGGACAACATCGTCCACCTGGTGCTCGCACGCGTGCCCGGCGCGCCGGAAGGCGTGAAGGGCATCAGCCTGTTCCTGGTGTCGAAGTTCCTGGTGAACGCCGACGGCTCGCTGGGCGCGCGCAACGACGCGCACTGCGTGTCCATCGAGCACAAGCTCGGCATCAAGGCGAGCCCGACCGCGGTGCTGCAGTTCGGCGATCACGGCGGTGCGATCGGCACGCTGATCGGCGAGGAGAACCGCGGCCTCGAGTACATGTTCATCATGATGAACGCGGCCCGCTTCGGCGTCGGCGTGCAGGGCATCGCGGTGGCGGATCGCGCGTACCAGAAGGCGGTCGAGTACGCGAAGGACCGCGTGCAATCGCGGCCGGTCGACGGCTCCTCGAAGGACGCCGCGGCGATCATCCACCACCCCGACGTGCGTCGCATGCTGATGACGCAGCGTGCGCTGGTCGAAGGCTGCCGCGCGATGGCGATCGACGCCGCCGCCGCCTACGACATGGCCCACCACCACGAGGACGCCGAGACCCGTCAGCAGGCGCAGGCCTTCTACGAGTTCATGGTGCCGCTGGTGAAGGGCTACAGCACCGAGATGAGCCTGGAGGTCACCTCGCTGGGCGTACAGGTGCACGGCGGCATGGGCTTCATCGAGGAGACCGGCGCGGCGCAGTACTACCGCGACGCGCGCATCCTGCCGATCTACGAAGGCACGACGGCGATCCAGGCCAACGACCTGGTCGGGCGCAAGACGGTGCGCGACGGCGGCGCCTTCGCGCGCAGCGTGGCGGCGCAGGTCGAGGAGACCGAAGGCGCGCTGGCCGCGAACGGCAGCGCCGACGCGCAGGCGGTGCGCGCGCAGCTGGCTGCGGCACGCGCGGCCTTCGTCGAGGTCGTCGATTTCATCGCGGCCAACGGCAAGGCCAAGCCGAATGCGGCCTTCGCGGGCTCTGTGCCCTACCTGATGGTGGGCGGCAACCTGATGGCGGGCTGGCAGCTGGCGCGCTCGCTGCTCGCCGCGCAGGAACTGAAGGCGACCGGCGAGGACGTCGCTTTCATGGACGCCAAGATCGCCACCGCGCGCTTCTACGCCGAGCACATCCTGCCCCGTTGCGCCGCGCAGCGCGACGCGGTCGTCAACGGCGCGGACAGCGTGATGGCATTGCCCATCGACGCGTTCTGA
- a CDS encoding ABC transporter substrate-binding protein, with translation MSRNHSGSIRSARTARTARTALTALCVAAAAATVGVAHAAPLRWAAQNDVLTLDPHSQNHSTTNAITQHAYEGLTRYDRQYQVEPSLATKWTQVSPTQVRFELRKGVKFHDGSPFTADDVVFSFQRIKQPVGTMQPFVAGVAEIRKVDSHTIDVILAAPNPILLRQFVDFRIMSKTWAEKNKALNLPDFKAKEETFATRNANGTGPYRITGWQPDQRITMVQNKDWWDAKNATNVDEVIYTPIKSDPTRVAALLSGDVDLLSDIPTQDVGRLKADPKLSVAEGSETRTIFIGMDQGSEQLKGSSVTGKNPFKDKRVREAMSLAIDREAIKRATMRGLSVPAGIMVAPGVNGNAPDIDVPTKADAERAKKLLAEAGYPSGFEVPMNCPNNRYVNDEEICLAVVSMWSRIGIKARLQTESFSTFSPKLQAFEYPLFLYGWGVPTYDALYTMQSLARTRAGGADGSGNYFRLSDAKLDQIIDAAKVEGDVAKRNALLKEGLVRIRDEVFFIPLHHQVRPWAMKKSVTTPHRSDDRPEARFTTIK, from the coding sequence ATGTCGAGGAATCACTCCGGATCGATCCGATCCGCTCGTACCGCTCGTACCGCTCGTACCGCTCTGACCGCCCTGTGCGTCGCCGCCGCGGCGGCGACGGTCGGGGTCGCCCACGCCGCCCCGCTGCGCTGGGCCGCGCAGAACGATGTGCTGACGCTGGATCCGCACTCGCAGAACCACAGCACCACGAACGCGATCACGCAGCACGCCTATGAGGGCCTGACGCGCTACGACCGCCAGTACCAGGTCGAGCCCTCGCTGGCCACGAAGTGGACACAGGTCAGCCCGACGCAGGTCCGCTTCGAGCTGCGCAAGGGCGTCAAGTTCCACGACGGCTCGCCGTTCACCGCGGACGACGTGGTGTTCTCGTTCCAGCGCATCAAGCAGCCCGTGGGCACGATGCAGCCGTTCGTGGCCGGCGTCGCCGAGATCAGGAAGGTCGACAGCCACACCATCGATGTGATCCTGGCCGCGCCCAACCCGATCCTGCTGCGCCAGTTCGTCGACTTCCGCATCATGAGCAAGACCTGGGCGGAGAAGAACAAGGCGCTCAACCTGCCGGACTTCAAGGCCAAGGAAGAGACCTTCGCGACGCGCAACGCCAACGGCACCGGCCCCTACCGGATCACCGGCTGGCAGCCGGACCAGCGCATCACCATGGTCCAGAACAAGGACTGGTGGGACGCGAAGAACGCGACCAACGTCGACGAGGTCATCTACACGCCGATCAAGTCCGATCCGACGCGCGTCGCGGCGCTGCTGTCGGGCGACGTGGACCTGCTGTCCGACATCCCGACGCAGGACGTCGGCCGGCTGAAGGCTGATCCGAAGTTGAGCGTCGCCGAAGGCAGCGAGACCCGCACGATCTTCATCGGCATGGACCAGGGCAGCGAGCAGCTCAAGGGCAGCAGCGTGACGGGCAAGAACCCGTTCAAGGACAAGCGCGTGCGCGAGGCGATGTCGCTGGCCATCGACCGCGAGGCGATCAAGCGCGCGACGATGCGCGGCCTGTCGGTGCCCGCGGGCATCATGGTCGCGCCGGGCGTGAACGGCAACGCGCCGGACATCGACGTCCCGACCAAGGCCGACGCCGAGCGCGCGAAGAAGCTGCTCGCCGAGGCCGGTTATCCGAGCGGTTTCGAAGTGCCGATGAACTGCCCGAACAACCGCTACGTCAACGATGAGGAGATCTGCCTCGCCGTGGTGTCGATGTGGAGCAGGATCGGCATCAAGGCGCGGCTGCAGACCGAGTCCTTCAGCACCTTCAGCCCGAAGCTGCAGGCCTTCGAGTACCCGCTGTTCCTGTACGGCTGGGGCGTGCCGACCTATGACGCGCTGTACACGATGCAGTCGCTGGCGCGCACGCGGGCGGGCGGCGCGGACGGCAGCGGCAACTACTTCCGCCTGAGCGACGCGAAGCTCGACCAGATCATCGATGCCGCGAAGGTCGAGGGCGACGTGGCCAAGCGCAACGCGCTGCTGAAGGAAGGCCTGGTGCGCATCCGCGACGAGGTGTTCTTCATCCCGCTGCACCACCAGGTGCGCCCGTGGGCGATGAAGAAGAGCGTCACGACGCCGCACCGCTCCGACGACCGGCCGGAGGCGCGGTTCACGACGATCAAGTGA